CATGAGTCCACCCGGGTGTCAGGCCCTCCGGGACTCGTCTCTTCAGGGTCTCGCAACGAGCCTGCCCACGAGTCGGGCCCGGCAGTGCTCAGCGACATCCTGGATGAGTCACTTGCGGCCGACAGTGGAGGCCGCCACACCGAGCGCCCTGTCCAGCTGCGGGTCCTTCCCGGCCGCGTACGGCAGGGCGTCCGGCACCTCGACGTCCACGGGGACGCCCCTGCCTTCGAGGCGCACGCCATCCACCTCCACGTCGGACACGGCGAGGTAGAGCAGGTCGCCATTGGAGAGGCGCAAGGGCGTGCCCGCGAGCACGGCGCCGGCGGTGCGCTGGCCCACGAGCGTGGCGCGTCCGTGCTTCTTCAGGGCCTGGGCGACCATCTCCTTGCCGCTGCGGGAGTTGCCGTTGACGAGCAGCACCACGGGCTTGCGCCAGGTGGTGGCGCGGGTGCCGCGCTGGCCCTGGCGGTCGATGCTGGTGAAGAAGGGGACCAGCGGGTTGAAGAGGTGGAGGAAGTCGGTGTTGCAGCCGCCCCAGCCGTCGCGGAAGTCGATGACGAGGGCGTCGGCGGCCACGAAGGTATCCATGAGGGCTTCATGGAGGAGCTCCTGGTGCTCGGTGCCGGCGCACGAGTAGAGGTGCTGATAGGCGATGCGCCGGCCCGCGTGCTCGACGATGCGTGAGCTGGCACGCTGGACGTCGAGCCACTCGGCCTTGGGGTTCACCTTGCGAGGGGTGACGGTGAGGGTGATGGGCGCGGCCCCCCGGCTGCGCTCGACGGAGACGCGGGTGGGCCTGCCAGCGCGACCCTCGAAGGAGTCGAGCGGGCGGAAGGGCCTGCCCTCCACGGAGAGGACCCTGTCGCCCCGGAGCAGCCCGGCGCGGGAGGCGGGGCCGGCGGCGAAGACGTGGCGGACGAAGAAGCCCTCGGGAGTCTCGGCGAGGTCGGCGCCGATGCTGGTGTATTCGACGCGGGGGAGCTTGAGGAACTCCTGGAAGATGGCGGAGAGGGCGGTGTGGCCCACGGAGCCGCGAGGGTAGAGGACGGTGTGCGACGCGTTCAGCTCCGCGAGGGCGGCGTTGGTGCGGCGGGCAAAGTCCTGGGCATCCGTGGCGGCGGCGCCATGGCCCTGATGCTTCGCGGCCCAGGCCTCGCCCTTCTTCGCGTCGTAGAAGCGGGTGCGGACATGGCCCACCACCTCCTCGCCGGGCTTGAGGTACGGGGCCGGAGCAGCGGCATGGGCTCCGGTGGCGAGCAGTGCACAGGCCAGCACGACCACTGGGTGACAGGCATTCATCCTGGACCTCCCCCCTTCAAACTTCTTCATGGACACGGAGGCTGCTGCCCGTGAGCAGTCGAGGCTACCAGCGATGACCGACCCGAGCAGGGCCGGCAGCGGCTGGTTAAGGAAGAGGTCCCGTGTTGGACGTCCCCACCGCTCCGCTCCGCCTCGCCCTCGTGGCCGAGGACCCGCTCGCCCGGGGCGCGCTCTCCCGGGCGCTGAGCGACCAGGGAGGCGAGGTGCAGGTGGTGGCCACCGGCACCCAGGTGGAGCTGGAGTCCGCGGAGGGCGAGGCGCCGGACGTGGTGCTGTGGGACACGGGCCTACGGCTGCCGGACCCGGACACGCGGGTGGAGCTGCCGGACCTGGGGGCGCCGGTGCTCGCCCTGGTGGCGGACGAAGCCGCGGGCGAGGTGGCACTGATGGCGGGAGCACGGGGACTGCTCTTCCGGGACGTGGGCCCTGCCCCGCTGTCCGCCGCGCTGCATGCCGTGGCGCGGGGACTCTCGGTGTTCGAGCCCGCGCTGGCGGAGGTGCGCGCGGCGGCCCGGATTCCGACTGTCACGAGCCACGCCGCCGGCCCGGACTCCCTCACTCCCCGTGAGCGCGAGGTGCTGGCCCTGCTGGCGGAGGGCCTGTCGAACAAGGCCATCGCGGACCGGCTCACCATCAGCGAGCACACGGCCAAGTTCCACGTGAATGCGGTGCTCGCCAAGCTGGGCGTGCAGCGCCGCACCGAGGCCGTCGTCCGCGCCGCGAGGCTGGGCCTGGTCACCCTGTGAGCCACCGCCCCCCGATGCTAACCTCCCTCCGCGAATGGCCAATCAGGACTGGATGACGCGCCTGCTGTCCGGGCGCGCCTCGGCGGACAAGGGTCTCAACGTCCACCTCTCCGAGCGCGACGGCGGCAGCCTCCACGACAAGATGCGACAGGCGTACTGGTGGATCACCAACAACGCCGTCATCTGCCCCTACTACGACCTCGAGTTCGGCCAGCCCGCCTCCCTCAAGGCCCCGGGCGGTGACGAGGTCCACCTCCCCGACGACACCAGCTACAGCTCCTTCGTCCTCATCCCCCTGCTCACCCTCTTCACCTGCCGCCGCGCCCTGCTCGTCGGCGGCCCGGGCCGCGGCAAGACGACCTCCGCCGTCCTCATGGCCCTGCTGTCCGGCATGAGCCGCGACGAGGTCCACCGCGGCATCCAGCGCGGCCACCCCCAGCTGTCCATCTCCGACCTGCTCGGCGCCCCCCTGCCCGCCGACATGCTCAAGGCGGAGGACCTCTCCGCCGTGAAGGTCAGCTGGCGCAAGTGGATTGGCCAGCGCGTGAAAATCATCGACGAGTACAACCGCATCCCCACCAAGACGCAGTCCGCGCTCCTGTCCCTCATGGCCGAGGGCTACGCGGAGATGATGGACCAGTACGTCTACGCGGGCCGCTCGTCCTGGTTCCTGACGGCGAATGACGACCAGGGCGGCGGCACCTTCCAGGTCATCGAGGCCCTCAAGGACCGCATCGACGTCGTCGTGCGCGCCGTGCCCTTCAACTCGGGCTTCATGGACCAGCTCCTCCTGCGCCTGGAGGCCGACAAGTCTCCCGAGGAGCTCCTCCCGAAGGAAATCGTCTTCTCCCCCACCGAGCTGGAGCGCATCTACGCCGCCATCCTGGAGGTCGAGGTCCCCCGCGCGGTGCTGGAGCGCATCGCCTACTTCCTCGGGCAGCTCGACTTCTGCCGCATGGCCTCGCCGCGCTTCGAGTTCAAGCACAAGGACACGCTGAAGCTCGCCGGACAGACGGTGGCGGCGGTGTGCAACGAGCAGTGCCCGCTCGACAAGAAGATGCACCTGTGCACGCAGACGGAGAACGGCGTCAGCGTGCGCGCCTACCAGACCATCCTCCACTTCGCGAAGGCGCTGGCCTTCTTCCGCGGCCACACCGCCGTGGAGCTGGAGGACTTCCGGCAGATTGCCCCCTGGGTGCTGCACGAGAAGCTGGTGCCCAACACCCGCAGCGCCTTCTTCGAGGTGAAGGGCCACAAGGTGCTCCTCCAGGACCGGGTGGCCTGGATTCGCAACATGTTCGACATGGCCATGGCCCGCTTCGGCCTGCACGAGCCCATCCGCCGCAAGGTGTCCGCGCTGCGCACCGAGCTGGACAAGGGCCTGGCCGGCGTGGACCTGCGCACCACCGAGAAGCGCCTCGCCGCGGTGACGGTGATGATGAGCGACCTGCTCGCCAAGCAGGAGCTGTCCGGCCCCGTCTACGAGGACCTCATCCACCTCAAGTCCATGTACAGCCGCTACCGCAACTACGCGACGTGGCTGAAGGAGAACCCGGGCGGCAAGCCATGAGCGGCTTCGTGGACGAGCTGGAGGCCAATGCCCGCGGCCGCTTCGTGCGGTGGGACCCGGCCCTGTGGCGCGAGCTGCTCGCCGGCCCGGTGCCGAAGCTGGGCCAGGCGCTCACCGACGCGGGCACCCGCGCCGCCGAGGCCGAGGAGCTGGTGCGCGCCTACCTGAAGCTGGGCGCCGAGGCCATCGGCCTGGGCTACTTCTACCCGGCCAGCGCGGGCCGGCAGAACTTCTTCACCCTCGCCTGGGCGGACCTCGTGCCCCGCCTGCTCGCCGGAGTCCCCGCGCCCGAGCGCGCCGGCGTGCTCGCGCAGCTGTGGAACCTGGGGGAGAACCTCGAGTCCGCCCCGCCCTGGGTGCAGCGCATCTTCTGCCGCGTGGGCACGGACCTCACCTCGCTGGCCAACATCGCCTCCCTGCTGGAGGAGACCATCGCCTCGGCCACCGAGGCGCCGAAGGTGAAGCTGGCCAACCAGACGCAGCCCTACCTCGTCCACATGGCCAGCGAGGACAGCCGCTTCCTGCCCGGAGCCATGCACTTTCTGGCGCCCACCGTGCTGTGCGTCCATGACCGGCACCGCAAGGCCCTGAGCGGGCGCGAGGCGGCCACGCAGGGCCTCTGGCTGACGGAGGGCGCGCCCATCCGCCTGGGCGCCATGGGCTGCCGCGAGGCGCCGGAGCCCACCCACGAGCAGACGCCGTCGCTCACCTGGCTGACGTGGAACGACCCGCGCGTGGACGACTGGTTCGCCACCGTGGTCAACGACTGGCGGGCCGCGGGGACGCTGGAGACCTCGCAGTTCGTGGTGGTGCTCGTCCCGTCATGAGCCCGCCGCGCTTCACGCCCGAGACCGTCGCCGCGGCCTGGCGCGACGCGCTGGACCTGTGGGACGTGGCGGTGCAGCTCAGCCCGCCCGAGCCGCACGTGCCCTTCAAGCGCGACGACGACCACGGGTACGAGCCGCTGGCGTACATCGACCTGGTGAAGCGCCAGGTCGTCATCCACTTCGACCTGCTGCACGACATGGGCGCGGCGCAGAGCCTCACGGCGGTGCTGGCGCACGAAATCGGCCACCACGCGCGCTTCCCCCACACGCTCGGCTGGGACGCGGAGCTGCGGGTGCAGGAGCAGCGGCTCATCCCCGGGATGAAGCAGTCGCTCACCAACCTCTTCTATGACTTGCAGGTGAACGAGGTGGTGGGCCGCACGCACGCCGCGGAGCTGGCCGAGGTGTACCGCGGCTTCCAGCGCGTGCGGAACGAGCCGCCGACGCCGCTGTTCTTCTTCTACCTCGCCATCTACGAGGAGCTCTGGGGCCTCACCCCGGGAGACCTGGCCCCGCGCGCGCTGCACGCGCCGATGGAGGAGCGCTTCCCCGGCCTGCGCTCCGAGGCGCGCATGTTCGCGCAGACGTTCTACGCGCTGCCCACGCCGCGCCTCCAGTTCCTCTACTTCTGCGCCACCTTCATCCGCTACGTCGACAAGCCGGAGGAGGCGACGTACTGGATACCGCTGGGCGGGGACGTGTCGATGCCGGACGTGGACGACCTGGACGCGGCCGTCCGGGGCTCCGGCCAGTGGGACGACGCCATGGCCGAGGCCCGCGAGCGGGGCTGGCTGGACGGCACCTCCGGCACGGACACGCCGGACGCGCTGAAGACCATCCGCGACATCACCCACCACCTGCCCGGCGAGGGAGGCGGGAAGCTCCGGCGGGCGCTGGTGGGCCGGCACTACAAGCGGCTGGTGGAGCCGCACATCCTGAAGCTGCCCACCCCGCCCTCGCGCCCGGAGCCGTACCTGCGCACCCTCCCCGAGGCGTGGGAGTACGGAGACGACCCCGCCACCATCGACTGGACGCTGACGGTGCTGTCCCAGGGGCCGCTGGCGGCGGTGGCGCCGCTGCGCCGCGAGCTGGAGGCGGACCTGCCGCCGCCCTCGGAGCTGGGCGTGCCCTCGGTGGAGCTCTACCTGGACACCAGCGGCTCCATGCCTGGCCCCGAGGTGGGCTTCAACGCCATGACGCTGGCCGCGCAGGTGCTGTCCGCCTCGGCGCTTCGCAAGAAGGCCACGGTGAAGGGCATCGTGTACTCGGCGGGCAACCCCCTCGTCTCCCCGTGGATGTACGACGAGGAGACGGCGCGCGACTTCCTCCTCCACTACATCGGCGGGGGGACGGACTACCCCTTCGCGCTGCTGAAGACGCTGTCTCTCGAGCGGCCGGAAGCCATCCGCGTCATCATCTCCGACAGCGACTTCCTGGCGAACGTGTCCTCGGGCAACCACCTCGAGGTGCTGCTGGAGGCGACGCGGCGCTCGCGCGCGCTGGTGGCCTTCCTGGCGCTGCCGGACGACACGCAGGCGCGCAAGGTGCTGGCGCCCCTGCTGGCGGAACGGCGCTTCCGCCTGGTGGTGGTGACGTGGCTGTCGGACTTCGGGCCGGCGGCCGCCGCCCTCGCCCGGGCCCTGCTGGAGAACTGATGCTCTTCGACATCTCGACGCTTCGGAAGCAGCTCGCGGCCACCCCGCTCGTCTCGCCGTACCCGCATGCCGTGGCAGTGGCCATCATCGCCGACACCTTCCGGCTGGCGATGCTGCGGCCTCCCACGAAGAACGACTGGAAGGACCTAGAAGACAAGGGCCACCACGCGCTCTGGCGGGAGCAGGTGGGCGTGCTCGCGCACGTGCTGACGGCGTCGTCCCTGCGGGAATGGACGGCGACGGCGCTGAAGAAGGACGCGAAGGCGCACGCCCTCCTCCTGCGCTTCTTCCAGGCCATCGAGCCGCTGACGGCGCAGATGGTGCTCGCCAACGCCTTCCGGCAGGAGGAGTTCCTGCGCCGGTGGGTGGAGGCGGTGGGCGGGCAGGTGCTGAACGAGTCCGCCCGGGAGTCCGCCGCGCGGCTGGAGCAGCTCGACTACCGCAAGGCCCAGCAGGAGCTGAAGCGCGCGGAGCAGGCGCGCAAGCAGGAGGCCGAGCAGCGCGCGAAGAAGCTCCAGGAGGCCGCGCAGCGCGAGGCCGATGCGCGCGGGTGGCGCGAGTGACGGACGCCTTCCCAGTGGACCTGCGTGTCGCTCCGCGCGCGCACCTCCGCCGGGACACGTCCACGCAGCGCCCCCACCTCCCCTGGGCCGAGGCCATCGCCAGCGGCCTGTCCCACTTCGCCTCCCTCGCGGACGAAGCCACTGCCCGCGCGGCGCTCGATGCCCGCCTGGAGGGCCTGCGCGGCGCGCTGCTGGCCTCTCCTTATTATGTCCAACGGCTCCAGGAGGCCGGGCTGCACCCGGGAGACCTGCGCACGCTCGACGACCTGGCCCACTTCCCCGTGCTGGAGCGGACGGCGCTGGCGGCGCACTGGGACGCGGTGCCCACGCTGCCCGCCGACTCCGACGAGTGCGTGGTGGTGAAGAGCTCCGGCTCCACGGGCGACCCGGTGCGCGTCGTGCGCGACAGGCGGGACTGCCTGCACATGTGGGCGGTGCTCCGCTTCCTGGTGGCGCGCGCGGGCGCCGTGCTGCCGCCGCGCCCCCGGGTGGTGCTGCTGGACGCGCTGCCGGGCGGGCTGGAGTACTCGGTGCGGCTGCCCATCCTCTACGACGGGGCGCTGCACCGCATCTCCGTCCTGCGCGGGGATGCGCGCGAGCGGCTGTGCCGCGTGCGCCCCGCGGTGCTCTTCTCCGACCCGGAGGGGCTGCGCTGGCTGGCGGAGCAGCGCGACGTGCCTTTGCCCCGGCTGGTGCTCACCTCCGCGCAGCACCTGCCCGCGCAGCTGCGCGCGGCGCTGGCGCGGACGGTGCCGGCCCCCGTCCTCAACTACTACTCGACGACGGAGACGGGGCCGCTGGCGTGGGAGTGCCTGCGGGACGCGTCCTCGGGCCGCTTCCATGTCTTCGCCCCGGACGTGTGGCTGGAGCCGGGGCGGGACGAGGTGGTGGTGACGCGGCTGCGGCCTGGCGTGCTGCCGCTCCTGCGCTACCTGCCCGGAGACTCGGGCACGGTGCGGCGGGACGCGTGCGCGTGCGGCTTCCAGGGGTGGACGCTGGAGGGCTTCGGCGGGCGCGGTGCGTGCCACTTCCACACGCCGTCGGGCCGGGCGGTGGATGCGTGGGCGCTGGCGTGGGTCTTCAAGCACCATGCGCTGAGGGCCTTCCGGTTGACCCAGGTGGAGCCCTCCCGCTTCGAGCTGGAGCTGGCGGGCATGGCGGAAGCCGACCTGGACCCGCTGTGCGAGCGCCTGCGCGCGGCGCTGCGCAACCTGGGGTGGAGGGAGGTCGTCCTGCACGCACGCTCCGTGGCCGTCTCGGCACTCATCCAGGGCTCCAAGCCCCAGCCCTTCCGGGCCGGGCCGCCCCCCGGCTGAGCGCCCTCCGCCCGCCATTCAACACGCGGCGGAGTGAGACACGCTGCCCGCTCCCCTGGCGTGCTACGGCCAGGAAGCCGTCCCAGGGAACACCCGCCCCTTCCTCCAGGTCCACCCTTCGTCATGTCAGGCGCCCTTCCCTCTCACTCCTCTGCGTCCACGCCCGTAGCCCGGGGCGCCGTGTCCGGGGACCTCACCCCGCGGCTCCGGGCCTCGAGGACAGCCCGGTACGCGGTGGCGCTGGTGGGCGTCCTCCTGGCCCTGGCGCTCCAGACGGGCCTGTGGCCCTTCATGTCGGCCAGCCCGTTCCTGTTCTTCTTCGGCGCCGTCATGGTGGCCGGCTGGTGGGGCGGCTGGGGCCCGGCGCTCGTCGCCACGGCGCTCACGTTGGTGCTGGCGAGCTACTTCTTCCTGCCACCGCTCCACGGCTTCTCCCTCGATCCGGGCAGCATCATCGCCATGGCCGTGTTCAGCCTGCTGGCGCTGCTGATGACGAAGCTGAACGTGATGCTGCGGCGGGCGGAGGCGGAGCGCGCGGTGCTGCTGGAGCGGGAGCGCGAGGCCCGGAGGCAGGCGGAGGCGGAGCGCGCCCGGCTGCACGCCGTCTTCATGGAAGCGCCCGCGAACGTCGTCCTCCTGCGCGGGCCGGACCACGTCTACACCTTCTCCAATGCCCGCAACAACGCGCTGCTGGGCAACCGGCCCCAGGTCGGCAGACCGGCGCGGGAGGCGGTGGCGGAGACCGTGGACCAGGGGCTGTTCGACATCCTGGACCGCGTCTACGCGACGGGGGAGCCCTTCACCGGCCATGCGTTGCCGCTCCGGTTCGCCCAGCCTGACGGCTCGAAGCGGGAGACCTTCCTGAACCTCGTCTACCAGGCCACGCGGGACGCGTCGGGGCGGGTGGACGGCGTCGCGGGGTTCGGCTTCGACGTGACGGACCTGGTGCATGCGCGGCAGCGCGCGGAGGCCCTGGCCGCGGAGCTGCTGCAGGCCGAGGCCCGCGACAAGGTCCTCGCCGACTGGGGCGCCGCGCTGGCCTCCTCGCTCGACTACGCCACCACGCTGCGCGACATGGGCCGGCTGCTGGTGCCCGCGTTCGCGGACTGGTGCCTGGTGGACCTGGTGGAGCCGGACGGGACGTTCCGCCGGGTGGAGGTGGCCCACGCCGCCCCGGAGGACGCCGACCTGGCGCGCGAGGTGCTGCGCTTCCAGCTGCGTCCCGAGGGCAACCCCGACCATCCTCCCACCGCGGCCCTGCTCCGGGGCGAGGCCCTCCTCATCGAGGGCTTCACGCCCGAGCGCCTCGAGAAGAGCGCGCACAGCCCGGAGCATGCCCGGGTGATGCGGGCCTGTAACCCCGTGTCCTTCATCTCCGTCCCGCTGGTGGCGCGCGGGCACACCCGGGGGGTGCTCAGCTTCTTCACCTCGCGCTCCGGCCGGCAGTACACGCAGGCGGACCTGGCGCTCGGCAGGGAGCTGGCGCACCGGGCCGCGCTCGCCATGGACAATGCGCGCCTCTACCAGGAAGCCCGCGAGGCCATCCGCCTGCGCGACGAGTTCATGTCCATCGCCAGCCATGAGCTGAAGACGCCGCTCACCCCGCTGAGCCTGAAGCTGCAGGCCCTGGCGCGGGAGCTGTCGCGTCACTCCGACGCGGTGCCCCGGCGGGTGGTGGAGAGCTACGTGGAGGTCGGCACCCGCCAGGTGAAGAAGCTGTCGGAGCTGGTGGGCGACCTGCTGGACGTGTCGCGCATCGCCGCGGGGCGGCTGACGCTGGAGCTGGAGGATGTGGAGCTGGGCGGGCTCGTGCGCGAGGTGATGGCGCGGTACGAGCCGCATGCGGCCCGGGCGGGCTCCACGCTCCGGCTCGAGGGCGCGGACGGGCCCATCAATGGCCGGTGGGACCGGCTCCGGCTGGAGCAGGTGGTCACCAACCTGGTGGACAACGCGGTGAAGTACGGCAATGGCCGGCCCATCCACGTGAGCCTGGGGGCCCTCTCCAGCGGGGTGCGGCTGTCGGTGCGGGACGAGGGCATCGGCATCGACCCGGAGCACCTGCCGCGCCTGTTCGGCCGCTTCGAGCGGGCGGTGTCCGAGCGCCACTACGGCGGGCTGGGGCTGGGCCTCTACATCACCCGCACGCTGGTGGAGGCGCAGGGTGGCTGCGTCCGGGTGGAGAGCCAGCCGGGCCTGGGCTCCACCTTCACCGTGGAGCTGCCCACGCACCACCTCACGCCGTCCGCGTGACGCGCCTCGTCCCACGGAGCGGGTGTTCGGCCCCCTGACGTCCCTGCGGGCCGCCGAGCATGCCGTCCTCGACGGCGGCATGACGCTGACCATCTTCCACCCGCGTCGAGGTGAAAGCCCCGGGGCGTCATCACGAAGAGAGGCTGACGACAATGGACACACGGAAGCTGGGGAAGCAGGGCCTCACCGTCTCGGCGCTGGGGCTGGGCTGCATGGGAATGTCTGACTTCTACGCGGGCCGGGACGACGCGGAGTCGGAGGCCACGCTGCTGCACGCGCTGGCGCGGGGCATCACCTTCTTCGACACCGCGGACATGTACGGCTGGGGCGCCAACGAGGAGCTGGTGGGCCGGGTGCTGAAGCCGCACCGTGCGAAGGTGGTGCTGGCGACGAAGTTCGGCATCGTCCGGGACGCGAAGGACCCGACGAAGCGGGGCATCAACGGCCGGCCGGAGTACGTGAAGCAGGCGTGCGAGGCCAGCCTGCGCCGGCTGGGCGTGGACGTCATCGACCTGTACTACCAGCACCGCGTGGACCCGGGCACGCCCATCGAGGAGACGGTGGGGGCGATGGCGCGGCTGGTGGAGGAGGGCAAGGTGCGCTTCCTCGGCCTGTCGGAGGTGGACGCGGACGGGCTGCGGCGCGCGCACCGGACGCATCCCATCACCGCGGTACAGAGTGAGTACTCGCTGTGGAGCAGGGACCCGGAGGACAGCGTGCTGCCGGCGTGCCGCGAGCTGGGCATCGGCTTCGTGCCGTACAGCCCGCTGGGGCGCGGCTTCCTCACCGGGCAGATAAAGCGCTTCGAGGACCTGGCGGAGGACGACTACCGGCGCAGCTCTCCGCGCTTCCAGGGAGAGAACTTCCAGCGCAACCTGAAGCTGGTGGAGCACATCGAGCGGCTGGCGAAGGAGCTGAAGTGCACGCCCGCGCAGCTCGCCCTGGCCTGGGTGCTGTCGCGCGGGAGGGAGCTGGCGCCCATCCCCGGCACCAAGCGGCGCAAGTACCTGGATGAGAACCTGGGCGCGCTGGACGTGAAGCTCACGAAGGAGGTGCTGGAGACCATCGAGACCGTCGCGCCTCCAGGCGTCGCCGCCGGAGAGCGCTACCCGGCGTCGATGCAGTCCACGCTGCCGAAGGCGCCCGAGAAGCGCGCGCGCTGAAGCGGAGCCTCAGCCCCGCGCGGCGCGAGGCAGCTGCGCGTGGGGCAGCCATGCGCCGCTGGCGCCCAGGCAGTAGCGGCAGGTGGCCAGCGGCGTGTCCCGCTCCAGGTAGCCGAGCATCCGCTCCAGCAGGTCCGGCGCGTCCAGCGACACGCCGTCCACGGTGGCCAGCGCGGGCATCTGTGGGTAGGTGGCGCCGAGCACCGTGGCCACGTGTGGCGGACGCGTGCAGGCGTAGAAGTGGCCGGCGTGGACCAGGTGGCAGCGGACCTTGAGCCAGCAGCGCGCGTGCACGTCGCGCACGGCGGCGTCGGAGTCGTGTGGGGCGTCCGGGGTGAGCTGCTGGAAGGTGTCGGTGGGCTTCACCGTGAGGTGGACGCCGTGCTGCTCGCAGCGCTCGGTGATGCGGGCGATGGAGCGCTCGGGGAGCGGGGCGGAGGAGTAGACGGACAGGGTCATCCGGTCCAGCCGCTCGTAGACGGCGTCCGGGGCGCTCTGGGCGAGGAAGCCGTTGGTGGTGATGGAGACCTGCTCGGAGATGCCGGAGGCGCGCACGGCGTCCAGCACGGCGGGGAGGTCGGGGTGGAGGAAGGGCTCTCCACCGGTGAGCTTGAAGACGTTGGGGTGGAGGACCCGGGCCAGCCGGCGCAGGTCCTGTTCCAGTGCGGACGGCGTCACGGCCCAGGCCGGCAGGTGCGGCGACAGGGGGCAGCACTGCACGCAGCGCAGGTTGCAGTGGGTGGCGACGTGCGTCTCCAGGGACCAGGTGAGGATGCGGCCGTCGTGGACCTCGTAGCGCACGGCCGGGACTATAGCGGGGTTGCCCCGAGCCCCGGGCGCTTGTC
This DNA window, taken from Pyxidicoccus xibeiensis, encodes the following:
- a CDS encoding S41 family peptidase translates to MNACHPVVVLACALLATGAHAAAPAPYLKPGEEVVGHVRTRFYDAKKGEAWAAKHQGHGAAATDAQDFARRTNAALAELNASHTVLYPRGSVGHTALSAIFQEFLKLPRVEYTSIGADLAETPEGFFVRHVFAAGPASRAGLLRGDRVLSVEGRPFRPLDSFEGRAGRPTRVSVERSRGAAPITLTVTPRKVNPKAEWLDVQRASSRIVEHAGRRIAYQHLYSCAGTEHQELLHEALMDTFVAADALVIDFRDGWGGCNTDFLHLFNPLVPFFTSIDRQGQRGTRATTWRKPVVLLVNGNSRSGKEMVAQALKKHGRATLVGQRTAGAVLAGTPLRLSNGDLLYLAVSDVEVDGVRLEGRGVPVDVEVPDALPYAAGKDPQLDRALGVAASTVGRK
- a CDS encoding LuxR C-terminal-related transcriptional regulator encodes the protein MLDVPTAPLRLALVAEDPLARGALSRALSDQGGEVQVVATGTQVELESAEGEAPDVVLWDTGLRLPDPDTRVELPDLGAPVLALVADEAAGEVALMAGARGLLFRDVGPAPLSAALHAVARGLSVFEPALAEVRAAARIPTVTSHAAGPDSLTPREREVLALLAEGLSNKAIADRLTISEHTAKFHVNAVLAKLGVQRRTEAVVRAARLGLVTL
- a CDS encoding AAA family ATPase — protein: MTRLLSGRASADKGLNVHLSERDGGSLHDKMRQAYWWITNNAVICPYYDLEFGQPASLKAPGGDEVHLPDDTSYSSFVLIPLLTLFTCRRALLVGGPGRGKTTSAVLMALLSGMSRDEVHRGIQRGHPQLSISDLLGAPLPADMLKAEDLSAVKVSWRKWIGQRVKIIDEYNRIPTKTQSALLSLMAEGYAEMMDQYVYAGRSSWFLTANDDQGGGTFQVIEALKDRIDVVVRAVPFNSGFMDQLLLRLEADKSPEELLPKEIVFSPTELERIYAAILEVEVPRAVLERIAYFLGQLDFCRMASPRFEFKHKDTLKLAGQTVAAVCNEQCPLDKKMHLCTQTENGVSVRAYQTILHFAKALAFFRGHTAVELEDFRQIAPWVLHEKLVPNTRSAFFEVKGHKVLLQDRVAWIRNMFDMAMARFGLHEPIRRKVSALRTELDKGLAGVDLRTTEKRLAAVTVMMSDLLAKQELSGPVYEDLIHLKSMYSRYRNYATWLKENPGGKP
- a CDS encoding vWA domain-containing protein, with amino-acid sequence MSPPRFTPETVAAAWRDALDLWDVAVQLSPPEPHVPFKRDDDHGYEPLAYIDLVKRQVVIHFDLLHDMGAAQSLTAVLAHEIGHHARFPHTLGWDAELRVQEQRLIPGMKQSLTNLFYDLQVNEVVGRTHAAELAEVYRGFQRVRNEPPTPLFFFYLAIYEELWGLTPGDLAPRALHAPMEERFPGLRSEARMFAQTFYALPTPRLQFLYFCATFIRYVDKPEEATYWIPLGGDVSMPDVDDLDAAVRGSGQWDDAMAEARERGWLDGTSGTDTPDALKTIRDITHHLPGEGGGKLRRALVGRHYKRLVEPHILKLPTPPSRPEPYLRTLPEAWEYGDDPATIDWTLTVLSQGPLAAVAPLRRELEADLPPPSELGVPSVELYLDTSGSMPGPEVGFNAMTLAAQVLSASALRKKATVKGIVYSAGNPLVSPWMYDEETARDFLLHYIGGGTDYPFALLKTLSLERPEAIRVIISDSDFLANVSSGNHLEVLLEATRRSRALVAFLALPDDTQARKVLAPLLAERRFRLVVVTWLSDFGPAAAALARALLEN
- a CDS encoding phenylacetate--CoA ligase family protein, producing MTDAFPVDLRVAPRAHLRRDTSTQRPHLPWAEAIASGLSHFASLADEATARAALDARLEGLRGALLASPYYVQRLQEAGLHPGDLRTLDDLAHFPVLERTALAAHWDAVPTLPADSDECVVVKSSGSTGDPVRVVRDRRDCLHMWAVLRFLVARAGAVLPPRPRVVLLDALPGGLEYSVRLPILYDGALHRISVLRGDARERLCRVRPAVLFSDPEGLRWLAEQRDVPLPRLVLTSAQHLPAQLRAALARTVPAPVLNYYSTTETGPLAWECLRDASSGRFHVFAPDVWLEPGRDEVVVTRLRPGVLPLLRYLPGDSGTVRRDACACGFQGWTLEGFGGRGACHFHTPSGRAVDAWALAWVFKHHALRAFRLTQVEPSRFELELAGMAEADLDPLCERLRAALRNLGWREVVLHARSVAVSALIQGSKPQPFRAGPPPG
- a CDS encoding sensor histidine kinase codes for the protein MSGALPSHSSASTPVARGAVSGDLTPRLRASRTARYAVALVGVLLALALQTGLWPFMSASPFLFFFGAVMVAGWWGGWGPALVATALTLVLASYFFLPPLHGFSLDPGSIIAMAVFSLLALLMTKLNVMLRRAEAERAVLLEREREARRQAEAERARLHAVFMEAPANVVLLRGPDHVYTFSNARNNALLGNRPQVGRPAREAVAETVDQGLFDILDRVYATGEPFTGHALPLRFAQPDGSKRETFLNLVYQATRDASGRVDGVAGFGFDVTDLVHARQRAEALAAELLQAEARDKVLADWGAALASSLDYATTLRDMGRLLVPAFADWCLVDLVEPDGTFRRVEVAHAAPEDADLAREVLRFQLRPEGNPDHPPTAALLRGEALLIEGFTPERLEKSAHSPEHARVMRACNPVSFISVPLVARGHTRGVLSFFTSRSGRQYTQADLALGRELAHRAALAMDNARLYQEAREAIRLRDEFMSIASHELKTPLTPLSLKLQALARELSRHSDAVPRRVVESYVEVGTRQVKKLSELVGDLLDVSRIAAGRLTLELEDVELGGLVREVMARYEPHAARAGSTLRLEGADGPINGRWDRLRLEQVVTNLVDNAVKYGNGRPIHVSLGALSSGVRLSVRDEGIGIDPEHLPRLFGRFERAVSERHYGGLGLGLYITRTLVEAQGGCVRVESQPGLGSTFTVELPTHHLTPSA
- a CDS encoding aldo/keto reductase, producing the protein MDTRKLGKQGLTVSALGLGCMGMSDFYAGRDDAESEATLLHALARGITFFDTADMYGWGANEELVGRVLKPHRAKVVLATKFGIVRDAKDPTKRGINGRPEYVKQACEASLRRLGVDVIDLYYQHRVDPGTPIEETVGAMARLVEEGKVRFLGLSEVDADGLRRAHRTHPITAVQSEYSLWSRDPEDSVLPACRELGIGFVPYSPLGRGFLTGQIKRFEDLAEDDYRRSSPRFQGENFQRNLKLVEHIERLAKELKCTPAQLALAWVLSRGRELAPIPGTKRRKYLDENLGALDVKLTKEVLETIETVAPPGVAAGERYPASMQSTLPKAPEKRAR